The Streptomyces cynarae genome contains a region encoding:
- a CDS encoding class I SAM-dependent DNA methyltransferase produces MTFDSLVNRGDYFSAHYLAEVLPKDLKSGLLAEWKQREEDAAGAERPEGALPVTPRAGLRALRRPYFAARSYFTMDEERAATGDDAVMYDAPEWRDRVRALNAEVLRALGFDAKPGTITVVRADQSYEVKVAHTEKDLVALDCGWSAEPDDALDPEGAGRLLDELRLDGQHTITTGSKLASFLFACEDAPRYVLLLVGGVVVLADRAAWGEGRYLAVSLDTALERNDTKAGGELDTVAALFGADSLRTPEEGGENPLATLVDKSTKHAVGVSSELRDGLRLSVELIANEVLDRLREAGVRPEQVKELPELGRQLTRESLRYLYRILFLLYAEARPELGILPSDYPEYQMGYGLGRLGELIAERDLVDEKSRKGFYLYESLDLLFRKVQEGYRPRRTHGVDAEPAEAVTAKTSEDLGLRFEPLHSKLFEPDAIRLIGRDSVPDPRVDSEAVAEAGAEGGERFIDTRLHNETLYRVLRLLMLTRGKKRERGGFISYAQLGINQLGAVYEGLMSYSGFVAGEKLYEVAKNGDPKDGSWLIPATKADEYPDEVFVRHKDEDTGADERVWYTPGAFVYRLSGRDRQTSASYYTPESVTRVTVQLALQHRLDQHDTVTEARELLDWKICEPALGSGAFLNEAINQVAAEYLRRRQEELGVAIDTEKYAVELQKAKAYIALHNSYGVDLNDTAVELAEVSLWLNTMHPGMEAPWFGLHLRRGNSLIGGRREIYAAERLKKGGWLGTTPERFPLAEALAGAPLPEGAVHHFLLPAKEWGAVAAEKEAKTLAPAEAKALAAWRKAITKSPNVTQTKRLQGLARRAEYLWGLVVRRLEISEREISRRIDVWGAEDGWLHSPEVAVPREKVKADLEAVDTPYWRLKTLMDAWCALWFWPVQEAALLDGSHESYARAAEVASQSAEWVVSTAPAPIPAQSGAPTRETYESEDLFGEVKVVEVKSKGARGGSRKEQIRGERRPVIALASLDDWLDFAESLLGTQDVAADSLVAHFDTLDELERYEDELPEWMGMERFYSLESRYPWAAVARDVAERQGFFHWELEFGQVFGARGGFDLQVGNPPWVQPKWNSELDLAEYEPSLVLITARDTEETESIKHTLLQKLELRKAHSNEFSYQIGLNTFLTSAATYPLIVGTQADLYRLFMCHTWMHTRISGVSGLIHQDSHFDGLSDMLIREAAYRRLRLHARFSNRLAIFPDVSPTRQFSVNIYGSPGDISFLHLSWLFTPSCLMESLTHQGRGNIPAIKHQGRWDVRPHKDRVLHVTEATLSHWSPLSDSTHLPASQAPLLYPVTRHEFGPIDALASVAYHVLDVPNYPATGFHEKGSQRKYLRKNSGKPSTPPNLADAVLQGPHISIATPFAQQPKIPCTSPRDWFKTFPHASDFPEIPRTVYQRKCSKSEFVEAHKKWDSRPYTEYYRLAWRSQIDFDGQRSLFAAVIPPGPSHIDGVTSMWFGDNRRTVLNAGFWASLPLDYLLRITSRKNLRVAEAYKMPAADPNHPLAPALLLRTLRLNALTSAYAPLWGELFDRKWPGYEDWASQTWAHLKPLAGQINADWEHNTPLRSEHERRAALVEVDALVSVWLGITADQLVAITQSRYPLIWDFDSETWFDADGRKIAANHNAYGYGQTKQDYIDLLAHLKNPETTPPPAGYTAPFYKADREAEMRAAHAHFQARLDKEVAAGRWTPPGSR; encoded by the coding sequence ATGACGTTCGACTCCCTGGTCAACCGCGGCGACTACTTCTCCGCGCACTACCTCGCCGAGGTCCTGCCCAAGGACCTGAAGTCCGGGCTGCTCGCAGAGTGGAAGCAGCGCGAGGAGGACGCCGCCGGCGCCGAGCGCCCCGAGGGCGCCCTGCCGGTCACGCCGCGCGCGGGCCTGCGGGCGCTGCGCCGCCCCTACTTCGCGGCGCGCTCGTACTTCACGATGGACGAGGAGCGGGCGGCGACCGGCGACGACGCCGTGATGTACGACGCCCCCGAGTGGCGCGACCGCGTCCGCGCCCTCAACGCGGAAGTGCTGCGCGCCCTCGGCTTCGACGCCAAGCCCGGCACGATCACCGTCGTCCGCGCCGACCAGTCCTACGAGGTGAAGGTCGCGCACACGGAGAAGGACCTCGTCGCCCTGGACTGCGGCTGGTCCGCCGAGCCGGACGACGCCCTGGACCCGGAGGGCGCGGGCCGCCTCCTGGACGAGCTGCGCCTGGACGGCCAGCACACGATCACCACCGGCTCCAAGCTCGCCTCCTTCCTGTTCGCCTGCGAGGACGCCCCGCGCTACGTGCTGCTGCTGGTCGGCGGCGTCGTCGTCCTCGCCGACCGGGCGGCGTGGGGAGAGGGCCGCTACCTGGCCGTCTCCCTGGACACGGCACTGGAGCGCAACGACACCAAGGCGGGTGGCGAACTCGACACGGTGGCCGCTCTGTTCGGCGCGGACTCGCTGCGCACGCCGGAGGAGGGCGGCGAGAACCCTCTCGCCACGCTCGTCGACAAGTCGACCAAGCACGCGGTGGGCGTCTCCAGCGAACTGCGCGACGGCCTGCGGCTGAGCGTGGAGTTGATCGCCAACGAGGTTCTGGACCGGTTGCGCGAGGCGGGCGTCCGCCCGGAGCAGGTCAAGGAACTCCCGGAGCTGGGCCGCCAGTTGACCCGAGAGTCGCTGCGCTACCTGTACCGCATCCTGTTCCTGCTGTACGCGGAGGCCCGCCCCGAACTGGGCATCCTGCCCTCGGACTACCCCGAGTACCAGATGGGTTACGGCCTCGGCCGCCTCGGGGAACTGATCGCCGAGCGCGACCTGGTCGACGAGAAGTCCCGCAAGGGCTTCTACCTGTACGAGTCGCTGGACCTGCTGTTCCGCAAGGTCCAGGAGGGCTACCGCCCGCGCCGCACGCACGGGGTGGACGCGGAGCCGGCGGAGGCCGTGACGGCGAAGACCTCGGAGGACCTGGGGCTGCGGTTCGAGCCGCTGCACTCCAAGCTGTTCGAGCCGGACGCGATCCGGCTGATCGGGCGGGACTCGGTTCCGGACCCGCGCGTCGACAGTGAGGCCGTGGCCGAGGCGGGCGCTGAGGGCGGGGAACGCTTCATCGACACCCGCCTGCACAACGAGACGCTGTACCGGGTGCTGCGCCTGCTGATGCTGACGCGCGGCAAGAAGCGGGAGCGCGGCGGCTTCATCTCCTACGCCCAGCTGGGCATCAACCAGCTCGGCGCGGTGTACGAAGGCCTGATGTCGTACTCGGGCTTCGTCGCGGGCGAGAAGCTTTACGAGGTCGCCAAGAACGGCGATCCAAAGGACGGCTCTTGGCTTATCCCCGCCACGAAGGCCGACGAGTACCCCGACGAGGTGTTCGTTCGGCACAAGGACGAGGACACCGGCGCGGACGAGCGCGTGTGGTACACGCCAGGTGCGTTCGTGTACCGCCTGTCGGGGCGTGACCGCCAGACCTCTGCTTCGTACTACACGCCGGAGTCCGTGACCCGCGTGACGGTCCAGCTCGCGTTGCAGCACCGCCTGGACCAGCACGACACGGTCACCGAGGCACGCGAGCTGCTGGACTGGAAGATCTGTGAGCCGGCGCTCGGCTCAGGTGCGTTCCTCAACGAGGCGATCAACCAGGTCGCGGCGGAGTACCTGCGGCGCCGCCAGGAGGAGCTGGGCGTCGCCATCGACACGGAGAAGTACGCGGTCGAGCTGCAGAAGGCCAAGGCGTACATCGCGCTGCACAACTCCTACGGCGTCGACTTGAACGACACGGCGGTGGAGCTGGCGGAGGTGTCGCTGTGGCTGAACACCATGCACCCTGGCATGGAGGCCCCGTGGTTCGGCCTGCACCTGCGTCGCGGCAACTCGCTGATCGGTGGGCGTAGGGAGATCTACGCCGCCGAGCGCCTGAAGAAGGGTGGCTGGCTGGGCACGACCCCGGAACGCTTCCCGTTGGCGGAGGCGCTGGCGGGTGCCCCGCTTCCCGAGGGCGCGGTGCACCACTTCCTGCTCCCGGCGAAGGAGTGGGGCGCGGTCGCCGCCGAGAAGGAGGCCAAGACGCTGGCCCCTGCGGAGGCGAAGGCGCTGGCGGCCTGGCGCAAGGCGATCACCAAGTCCCCCAACGTGACGCAGACCAAGCGGCTTCAGGGCTTGGCGCGGCGGGCGGAGTACCTGTGGGGGCTGGTCGTCCGCAGGCTGGAGATCTCCGAGCGGGAGATCTCGCGCCGGATCGACGTGTGGGGCGCGGAGGATGGCTGGCTGCACTCGCCCGAGGTCGCGGTGCCGAGGGAGAAGGTCAAGGCGGATTTGGAGGCCGTCGACACTCCCTACTGGCGCTTGAAGACGCTCATGGACGCGTGGTGCGCACTGTGGTTCTGGCCTGTGCAGGAGGCTGCGCTGCTGGACGGCTCGCACGAGTCGTACGCGCGGGCGGCGGAGGTCGCCTCCCAGTCGGCGGAGTGGGTCGTCTCGACGGCCCCGGCTCCGATTCCGGCCCAGTCAGGTGCGCCCACGCGGGAGACGTACGAGTCGGAGGACCTGTTCGGCGAGGTCAAGGTCGTCGAGGTCAAGTCCAAGGGCGCCCGGGGCGGCAGCCGCAAGGAACAGATCCGTGGCGAGCGACGCCCGGTGATCGCGCTGGCTTCGCTGGACGACTGGCTGGACTTCGCCGAGTCACTGTTGGGTACGCAGGACGTGGCTGCGGACTCATTGGTGGCCCACTTTGACACGCTGGACGAACTGGAGCGGTACGAGGACGAGTTGCCCGAGTGGATGGGCATGGAGCGGTTCTACTCGCTGGAGTCTCGGTATCCGTGGGCGGCGGTCGCGAGGGATGTGGCTGAGCGGCAGGGGTTCTTCCACTGGGAGTTGGAGTTCGGGCAGGTTTTTGGTGCGCGAGGTGGGTTTGACTTGCAGGTCGGGAACCCGCCTTGGGTTCAGCCGAAATGGAATTCAGAACTCGACCTAGCCGAGTACGAGCCGAGCCTCGTACTCATCACCGCAAGGGATACTGAGGAGACGGAATCAATCAAGCACACTCTTCTCCAGAAGCTCGAACTCCGCAAGGCGCATTCCAATGAATTCTCTTATCAGATCGGACTCAACACCTTCCTTACTTCCGCCGCAACATACCCACTTATCGTAGGCACGCAGGCAGACCTCTACCGGCTGTTCATGTGTCACACTTGGATGCATACACGAATCAGCGGAGTGTCAGGGCTAATTCACCAAGACTCACACTTTGATGGCCTGTCGGACATGCTTATCCGTGAAGCGGCATATCGTAGACTACGCCTGCACGCGCGCTTTTCGAATAGGCTCGCAATCTTTCCGGATGTGAGCCCCACGCGACAGTTCAGCGTAAACATCTACGGATCACCCGGCGATATTTCTTTCCTGCACCTCAGCTGGCTATTTACTCCTTCATGCCTCATGGAGTCTCTAACCCATCAAGGCCGAGGAAATATTCCGGCCATTAAGCACCAAGGCCGATGGGACGTACGGCCGCACAAAGATCGAGTCTTGCACGTTACGGAGGCAACACTGTCACATTGGAGCCCGCTCAGCGACTCCACACACCTACCCGCATCTCAAGCCCCTCTGCTGTACCCAGTCACTCGACATGAGTTCGGCCCCATCGACGCTTTGGCTAGCGTCGCCTACCACGTCCTCGACGTCCCGAACTATCCGGCAACAGGGTTCCACGAGAAAGGATCTCAGCGGAAATATTTGAGGAAGAATTCCGGTAAACCCAGCACACCACCGAATCTAGCCGATGCAGTCCTGCAGGGTCCTCACATCTCCATAGCTACGCCCTTCGCGCAACAACCAAAGATCCCTTGCACCTCTCCGAGAGACTGGTTCAAGACATTCCCGCACGCGTCAGACTTCCCAGAAATCCCGCGGACCGTCTACCAGCGAAAATGCTCGAAGTCTGAATTCGTTGAGGCCCACAAGAAATGGGACTCAAGGCCATACACAGAGTACTACCGCCTGGCCTGGCGATCGCAAATCGACTTTGACGGTCAGCGTAGCCTTTTTGCGGCCGTCATCCCTCCGGGCCCGAGCCACATCGACGGCGTTACATCTATGTGGTTTGGCGACAATCGACGGACGGTACTCAACGCTGGGTTCTGGGCATCTCTCCCATTGGACTATCTCCTACGGATCACTTCGCGCAAAAACCTCCGCGTGGCAGAAGCCTACAAAATGCCCGCTGCCGACCCTAACCATCCCCTGGCCCCTGCTCTGCTTCTCCGAACCCTACGACTAAATGCCCTTACAAGCGCCTACGCGCCTCTCTGGGGGGAGTTGTTCGACCGTAAGTGGCCCGGTTACGAAGACTGGGCTTCCCAAACGTGGGCTCACCTCAAGCCTCTGGCTGGGCAAATCAACGCCGACTGGGAGCACAACACACCGCTGCGCTCAGAGCACGAGCGTCGCGCGGCTCTCGTGGAAGTAGATGCGCTGGTCTCCGTGTGGCTCGGCATTACGGCTGATCAGCTAGTCGCGATCACTCAATCCCGTTATCCGCTTATTTGGGACTTTGATTCGGAAACGTGGTTCGACGCGGACGGGCGCAAGATCGCCGCGAACCACAACGCCTACGGCTACGGTCAAACCA
- a CDS encoding DEAD/DEAH box helicase: MTADLSTAPATSSEDAQFPPGAQILVRDEVWLVRNATRTEHDGARIEAVGASDFVRDQEAVFFTGLDRIELLDPRRTRLVRDDSPNFRRSRLFLEAVLRKTPLPQAERGLALADSFLLDSLPYQQRPAQLALSGRNLRPRLLIADVVGLGKTLEIGLTLAELIRRGRGERILVVTPQHVLEQFQHELWTRFAIPLVRLDSVGIERIQREIPAGRNPFTYFKRVIVSIDTLKNTDQYKHHLERITWDAVVIDESHNLINKGSLRNQLARTLAPHTDALLLASATPHNGDARSFAELISLLDPAAIRDPEHYRAEDIKHLFIRRTKVSPEVREQMKGQWADRGPSRSIHVTATPAEERIFEELAAVWLPSDGSKSVSDVPLFPYTLLKSFLSSHTALKATVTTRIKTLEKKNAPESTAAERAALHRLLELSSGMTETDSGKFQALLEQLREIGVGPKSDTRVVVFSERVQTLEWLARTVPQALGFSGRAAQEAARVMHGGLSDEQQMQCVEDFGLADTPVRILFTGDVASEGVNLHRQCHQLIHYDVPWSLIRIEQRNGRIDRYGQAHEPQFRALILTSSVDGAKDDTLVAERLLEREAQAHQSLGTAEAVSGLYRAEAEEKSLIQDLLRGRTVDESLDTRRSPGTGAAATDDDAMDDFLADFFGAVNDEPEETAGTGTDGGDGTTAVPRAHVPRLFASTREFLDEALREVYPDAHDRLDLSADPETGLLSFVPPSDLVHRLKALPPDYVREQGLRDRLKVTFNRRLADHSLQRARASATSSWPDISLLTDLHPVMEWLTDKVLVRLDRQEAPVLTAEVSTSTYLVQGIYSNALGRPTVVKWMAVTEHGEVDDDMVAVLRRAKVGPTMANPGLAHDTTGLAEAIPGVLDTAEAFLEQHREAWDEPLRAPIEEYKTRLGSWEQPTLTGSGSAPTGTRERLASLADSLLTTGRPMLRVLAVLAPAHAA, encoded by the coding sequence GTGACCGCCGACTTGAGCACCGCCCCCGCGACGAGCAGCGAGGACGCCCAGTTCCCGCCGGGCGCCCAGATCCTCGTACGCGACGAGGTGTGGCTGGTGCGCAACGCGACGCGGACCGAGCACGACGGTGCCCGGATCGAGGCCGTCGGCGCGTCGGACTTCGTGCGCGACCAGGAGGCGGTGTTCTTCACCGGGCTGGACCGGATCGAACTGCTCGACCCGAGGCGGACCCGCCTGGTGCGGGACGACTCGCCGAACTTCCGCCGCTCCCGCCTCTTCCTGGAGGCGGTCCTGCGCAAGACACCGCTGCCGCAGGCCGAGCGCGGCCTCGCCCTCGCGGACTCCTTCCTCCTGGACTCGCTCCCCTACCAGCAGCGTCCCGCGCAACTCGCCCTGTCCGGCCGCAACCTGCGCCCGCGCCTGCTCATCGCGGACGTCGTGGGCCTCGGCAAGACCCTGGAGATCGGCCTCACGCTCGCCGAGCTGATCCGCCGCGGCCGTGGCGAGCGCATCCTCGTCGTCACCCCGCAGCACGTCCTGGAGCAGTTCCAGCACGAACTGTGGACGCGGTTCGCGATCCCGCTGGTGCGCCTGGACTCGGTGGGCATCGAGCGGATCCAGCGGGAGATCCCGGCGGGCCGCAACCCCTTCACGTACTTCAAGCGGGTCATCGTCTCCATCGACACGTTGAAGAACACCGACCAGTACAAGCACCACCTGGAGCGGATCACCTGGGACGCGGTGGTCATCGACGAGTCGCACAACCTCATCAACAAGGGCTCCCTGCGCAACCAGCTGGCCCGCACGCTGGCCCCGCACACGGACGCCCTCCTCTTGGCCTCCGCGACCCCGCACAACGGTGACGCCCGTTCCTTCGCCGAGCTGATCTCCCTGCTGGACCCGGCCGCGATCCGCGACCCGGAGCACTACCGTGCCGAGGACATCAAGCACCTGTTCATCCGGCGTACGAAGGTCAGCCCCGAGGTGCGGGAGCAGATGAAGGGCCAGTGGGCGGACCGCGGCCCCTCCCGCTCGATCCACGTGACGGCGACACCCGCCGAAGAGAGGATCTTCGAGGAGCTGGCCGCGGTCTGGCTGCCGTCCGACGGCTCCAAGTCGGTCAGTGACGTCCCCCTGTTCCCGTACACGCTGCTGAAGTCCTTCCTCTCCTCCCACACCGCCCTGAAGGCCACGGTCACCACGCGCATCAAGACGCTGGAGAAGAAGAACGCCCCGGAGTCGACGGCCGCCGAACGCGCCGCCCTGCACCGGCTCCTGGAGCTGTCCTCGGGCATGACGGAGACGGACTCGGGCAAGTTTCAGGCTCTGCTGGAGCAGCTGCGGGAGATCGGGGTCGGCCCGAAGTCCGACACCCGGGTCGTGGTCTTCTCCGAGCGCGTGCAGACCCTGGAGTGGCTGGCCAGGACCGTGCCGCAGGCCCTCGGCTTCAGCGGCAGGGCCGCCCAGGAGGCGGCCCGCGTGATGCACGGCGGCCTGTCGGACGAGCAGCAGATGCAGTGCGTGGAGGACTTCGGCCTCGCGGACACCCCGGTACGGATCCTGTTCACCGGCGACGTCGCCTCGGAGGGCGTCAACCTGCACCGCCAGTGCCACCAGCTCATCCACTACGACGTGCCCTGGTCGCTGATCCGCATCGAGCAGCGCAACGGCCGCATCGACCGCTACGGGCAGGCGCACGAGCCGCAGTTCCGGGCGCTGATCCTCACCAGCTCCGTCGACGGCGCCAAGGACGACACGCTCGTCGCGGAGCGCCTGCTGGAGCGCGAGGCGCAGGCCCACCAGTCACTGGGCACGGCGGAGGCGGTGTCCGGACTGTACCGGGCGGAGGCCGAGGAGAAGTCCCTCATCCAGGACCTGCTGCGAGGCCGCACCGTCGACGAGTCCCTGGACACCCGCCGCTCCCCCGGCACCGGCGCCGCCGCCACGGACGACGACGCCATGGACGACTTCCTCGCCGACTTCTTCGGCGCCGTGAACGACGAGCCGGAGGAGACCGCCGGCACCGGCACGGACGGCGGCGATGGCACCACGGCGGTGCCCAGGGCGCACGTGCCCCGGCTGTTCGCCTCCACCCGCGAGTTCCTGGACGAGGCGCTGCGCGAGGTCTACCCGGACGCGCACGACCGCCTGGACCTGTCCGCCGATCCCGAGACCGGCCTGCTCTCCTTCGTCCCGCCCTCCGACCTGGTCCACCGCCTCAAGGCACTGCCGCCGGACTACGTCCGCGAGCAGGGCCTGCGCGACCGCCTGAAGGTCACCTTCAACCGGCGACTGGCCGACCACAGCCTCCAGCGCGCCCGCGCCTCCGCGACGTCGAGCTGGCCGGACATCTCGCTGCTGACCGACCTGCACCCGGTCATGGAGTGGCTCACGGACAAGGTCCTGGTCCGCCTGGACCGCCAGGAGGCACCGGTGCTGACGGCCGAAGTGTCCACATCCACCTATCTCGTGCAGGGCATCTACTCCAACGCGCTCGGCCGCCCGACCGTCGTCAAGTGGATGGCGGTGACCGAGCACGGCGAGGTCGACGACGACATGGTGGCCGTCCTGCGCCGCGCGAAGGTCGGCCCGACGATGGCGAACCCGGGCCTGGCCCATGACACGACCGGCCTCGCCGAGGCGATCCCCGGCGTCCTGGACACCGCGGAGGCGTTCCTCGAGCAGCACCGCGAGGCCTGGGACGAGCCGCTGCGGGCGCCCATCGAGGAGTACAAGACCCGCCTGGGCTCCTGGGAGCAGCCGACGCTGACAGGCAGCGGCTCCGCGCCCACCGGCACCCGCGAACGCCTCGCCTCCCTCGCGGACTCCCTCCTCACCACAGGCCGCCCGATGCTCCGCGTCCTCGCCGTCCTCGCCCCGGCCCACGCCGCCTGA
- a CDS encoding serine/threonine-protein kinase has protein sequence MQITPLNPEDPVSLGDFELLGRIGQGGMGQVFLGESLGGEPAAVKVIKPSVVDSESRQRFSQEIEVLKTIWGPRIAAFLGADAEADKPWLATEYVDGPDLARHVKTYGPLPSVLTAALGAVLAEALSAVHTQGLLHRDLKPANILLGPNGPKIIDFGLAAFTESHVTLTAPHQVVGTPICMAPEQAAGVKPLTAAVDVYALGAVLLFAATGHYPYEAATPYMVFHLVTDPDTAPDLSGAPSELLPLLTGMLAHNAEDRPSLTDVVQQCRSVIEAQGMKIAQARRRLTAHTAGLKYEAPSANGSATVPWSAPAPAVGSDELHTGTARGAQDAPLPPSPPATDPAVAEPGPADPTVHDSSGPTPPAEPDPSDGVHREQPAPSRPPTASGRPKQPPRTLRHSLQARKTAERLRTAYAARAPF, from the coding sequence GTGCAGATCACGCCCCTGAACCCCGAGGACCCCGTCTCGCTGGGCGACTTCGAACTTCTCGGCCGTATCGGACAAGGAGGCATGGGTCAGGTCTTCCTGGGAGAATCGCTCGGCGGCGAGCCCGCCGCAGTGAAGGTGATCAAGCCATCCGTCGTGGACTCCGAATCCCGGCAGCGGTTCTCACAGGAGATCGAGGTACTGAAGACGATCTGGGGTCCGCGCATCGCGGCGTTCCTGGGAGCCGATGCCGAGGCGGACAAACCGTGGCTGGCCACCGAGTACGTGGACGGCCCGGACCTCGCCCGGCACGTGAAGACGTACGGACCGCTCCCTTCCGTCCTCACCGCGGCGCTCGGCGCTGTCCTCGCCGAGGCACTGTCGGCCGTGCACACCCAGGGTCTGCTGCACCGTGACCTCAAGCCGGCCAACATCCTGCTCGGGCCGAACGGCCCCAAGATCATCGACTTCGGTCTCGCCGCCTTCACCGAGTCGCACGTCACCCTCACGGCCCCCCACCAGGTGGTCGGCACTCCGATCTGCATGGCTCCGGAGCAGGCCGCCGGCGTGAAGCCGCTGACGGCGGCCGTGGACGTGTACGCCCTGGGCGCCGTGCTGCTCTTTGCCGCGACAGGCCACTATCCATACGAAGCGGCCACCCCGTACATGGTGTTCCACCTCGTCACCGACCCCGATACGGCACCGGATCTGTCGGGTGCGCCCAGCGAACTGCTGCCGCTCCTGACCGGCATGCTCGCCCACAACGCCGAAGACCGGCCATCGCTGACCGACGTGGTGCAGCAGTGCCGCTCGGTGATCGAGGCCCAGGGCATGAAGATCGCCCAAGCGCGTCGCAGGCTCACCGCGCACACCGCGGGACTCAAGTACGAGGCCCCCTCTGCGAACGGCTCCGCCACCGTCCCTTGGTCTGCCCCCGCGCCCGCCGTCGGGAGCGACGAGCTGCACACGGGAACGGCCCGAGGGGCCCAGGACGCGCCGCTCCCGCCCAGTCCCCCGGCAACCGACCCCGCCGTGGCCGAGCCCGGCCCCGCTGACCCAACGGTCCACGACTCCTCAGGCCCCACGCCACCCGCCGAGCCGGACCCTTCCGACGGCGTCCACCGCGAACAGCCCGCACCGAGCCGCCCGCCCACGGCCTCCGGACGGCCCAAGCAACCACCGCGCACACTGCGGCACTCCCTGCAGGCCCGTAAGACAGCCGAGCGACTGCGTACCGCGTATGCGGCACGGGCTCCTTTCTGA
- a CDS encoding Hsp70 family protein gives MTTGIDFGTTNSVAAQWNGEYVEILELGGQGLDADWERPGFEKLYPSVVGTSSLRTGALFGWEAKLRSEKAVEACKRLLREEPLVTVGGRRFAATTAAAGVFRSMITAAEEEAATEIGEAVITVPANATGAARFRTREAARAAGIVVKTLLNEPTAAAIAYAHNMEEDGEFLVFDWGGGTMDATLLLHDDGFFDEKASRGVNRLGGLEIDARLRRMVLGRAPARRAWSESEQRQFSLDIERNKILLSSQESVRITTPDGIPVEIGQDEFSAEIQDLINRALDPVEECLEQARIDPSELKAVLMIGGSSQIPAVRDAVSEALDCELVGVDLCHPMTAVAEGAAICAAAMDGELESIIRVVNTHALGTVTKDQYGKREFSALIGRNQRLPQQRVKSYRPSKDGVSKLIVEVWEGDPDRPVDHPDNVKLTELVLSYPQRSQAEDGVFDLEYTYSKEGLLAVKATLQKTGEVLLDGEVKVFGDSTVPPEIENELKELLALRSTPHTAPRPTHPQQSPAAPRDRRSADSGVPVPAPSPASMAKATSGPEQPAAPLIVDGSNLAWNGRPPRSAGGRPSFQALQAAIKALRFKNPDRDIHVVVDATLRHDVVEEERPLVEEAIAAGTVVQPPAGTEGRGDALVISIAEEVGGVIVSNDNFAPFQKANPWLLTPGRVLGATHSQGVWVFNRRKPNAAAPTARRR, from the coding sequence GTGACGACGGGCATCGATTTCGGGACCACCAACTCGGTGGCCGCACAGTGGAACGGCGAGTACGTCGAGATCCTGGAACTCGGTGGCCAAGGGCTCGACGCCGACTGGGAGCGCCCTGGTTTCGAGAAGCTCTACCCGTCGGTGGTGGGCACCAGTTCCCTGCGCACCGGAGCTCTGTTCGGCTGGGAGGCCAAACTTCGGTCCGAGAAGGCCGTCGAGGCGTGCAAGCGGCTGTTGCGTGAAGAACCGCTCGTAACGGTCGGCGGGCGACGGTTCGCGGCGACCACCGCTGCCGCCGGCGTGTTCCGCTCCATGATCACGGCTGCCGAGGAGGAGGCCGCGACGGAGATCGGGGAAGCCGTGATCACCGTGCCGGCGAACGCGACCGGAGCGGCTCGCTTCCGTACCCGGGAGGCGGCGCGGGCGGCGGGCATCGTCGTCAAGACGCTGCTCAACGAACCCACGGCCGCTGCCATCGCCTACGCACACAACATGGAGGAGGACGGCGAGTTCCTCGTCTTCGACTGGGGCGGCGGCACGATGGACGCCACCCTGCTGCTGCACGACGACGGATTCTTCGACGAGAAGGCCAGCCGGGGCGTCAACCGGCTGGGTGGTCTGGAGATCGACGCGCGGCTGCGCCGTATGGTGCTCGGCCGAGCGCCCGCCCGCAGGGCGTGGTCGGAGTCCGAACAGCGTCAGTTCTCCTTGGACATCGAACGCAACAAGATCCTGCTGTCCTCTCAGGAGTCCGTTCGTATCACCACGCCGGACGGCATCCCCGTCGAGATCGGCCAGGACGAGTTCTCCGCAGAGATCCAGGACCTGATCAACCGCGCGCTCGACCCTGTCGAGGAGTGTCTTGAGCAGGCCCGCATCGACCCGAGCGAGCTGAAGGCCGTCCTGATGATCGGCGGCAGCAGCCAGATCCCCGCCGTCCGCGACGCGGTGTCCGAAGCTCTGGACTGCGAGCTCGTGGGAGTCGATCTGTGCCATCCGATGACGGCGGTCGCCGAGGGCGCCGCGATCTGCGCCGCGGCCATGGATGGCGAGTTGGAGAGCATCATCCGCGTCGTCAACACGCACGCGCTGGGAACGGTCACCAAGGACCAGTACGGCAAGCGGGAGTTCAGCGCGCTGATCGGCCGTAACCAGCGTCTGCCGCAGCAACGGGTCAAGTCCTACCGGCCCTCCAAGGACGGCGTGTCCAAGCTGATCGTGGAGGTGTGGGAAGGGGACCCGGACCGGCCTGTCGACCACCCCGACAACGTCAAACTGACGGAGCTGGTGCTGTCCTACCCGCAACGGTCCCAGGCAGAGGACGGGGTGTTCGACCTCGAGTACACGTACAGCAAGGAAGGGCTGCTGGCGGTCAAGGCCACGCTGCAGAAGACCGGGGAGGTCCTCCTCGACGGCGAGGTCAAGGTCTTCGGCGACAGCACCGTGCCACCGGAGATCGAGAACGAGCTGAAGGAGTTGCTCGCCCTGCGCTCCACTCCCCACACCGCGCCCAGGCCGACGCATCCACAGCAGTCGCCCGCCGCGCCGCGCGACCGGCGATCCGCCGATTCTGGCGTGCCGGTGCCCGCACCGTCGCCCGCCTCCATGGCGAAGGCCACGTCCGGGCCCGAGCAACCCGCCGCACCCCTGATCGTCGATGGCTCGAACCTCGCCTGGAACGGCCGTCCGCCCCGCTCCGCAGGAGGGCGGCCGAGTTTCCAGGCACTCCAGGCGGCCATCAAGGCGCTCAGATTCAAGAATCCGGACCGGGACATCCACGTCGTCGTCGACGCAACCCTGCGGCATGACGTCGTCGAGGAGGAACGCCCCCTGGTGGAGGAGGCCATCGCCGCCGGTACGGTCGTCCAACCGCCGGCAGGTACCGAAGGCCGCGGAGATGCCCTGGTCATCAGCATTGCGGAAGAGGTGGGCGGAGTGATCGTCTCCAACGACAACTTCGCTCCCTTCCAGAAGGCCAATCCCTGGCTGCTCACTCCTGGCCGCGTCCTGGGTGCCACCCACTCCCAAGGCGTCTGGGTCTTCAACCGCAGGAAGCCCAACGCGGCGGCTCCGACCGCGCGTCGTCGGTGA